The segment TTCTTCCAAAGTATGTGGTTCATAGATTACATAACGATGTTGTGTTTGTACATAAAACAATGAGGCTACTTCagttaggggtgggcgttcggatacccgttcgggttcggatcgggtatttcggattttcgggtatttcggtataggagtataaaacccgttcgggtatttctgtacttcgggtcgggttcgggtatttttagttcgggttcggttatttcgggtcgggttttcggatatttagattttgaaaaaaaaattaacttcttcatttcttaagtttttttcttttaaaaaatataaatttttacttaactgatattttatttttaatacattgaatgatttgaagataaaatcttaaaaataaaatacactaatttgattattgttttaaaattttagctgtacttttgttaatgcatgaaactaaaatttagaCATGTATTTTAAGCATTTTAAGTGAGCAAAAATCACTTTTCTtgcaattatatgtatattatctaattttaaaccatgtgtataattaatataagtattttgaataaaattagagaagtaaACTATGAATATATGGTTAATAGTACATaagttcggttattttcggatatccattcgggttcgggtattacccgttcgggttcggatatccaatctctcataattcaatacccgttcgggtattttgctacttcggttcggatttcggttcgggtttttcgggtcgggttcgggtgccacttcgggtatcgggtaaagtgcccacccctaactTCAGTTGTTTGCTTTGCCCCAGCTTCTTGGGAAAGGAACTGTGTCTTTAATATCAGGAAGACCTGTGGCAAACAGAAGCATATGCTCCATCCTTAAGCTTATTCCTGAATTCTTCACTGTGCCATGCCTCCTTAAATCTAAGTACCACTCGTActtctcctttgtttccaaTCCATATTCACTGATCCTCGCATCCATAATCTCAAACCGTTCTTCGTTTTGGCTCCCAGTGATCACAACACCAACCTGCAAAAAGAAATTTGAAGAGTTTTGTAACTTGACTTTCCTAGTTTTAGCGATAAAGTTTGGTTTGCTTATCTTCTCACCTTTGGTACAACCAGATCAAATGCTGCTACAGTCTGCTTATCGTCATTCAACCGTGTGTAAAACGGTTTAACCTCTTTCGGGTAGCTATGTATAATTACACAACCCTTGTAGATCTCATCAGTTAGGTAACTGCAACATTAGACGGTGAAACACCAAAACTTTCAGAGGCAAGATCTTGAAACACAAAGACTTCTTCACAGCAATCCACATAAGCAAAAGAGTATAACCTGAGATGCTCCTCTGTTAAAGCAATGCCCCAGTCAGGCTTGGTTTCAAATGTTCTAGTGGTTGCCTGTTTGTAAAGAATCAGATCATTATGATATAGCAACTCAAATCAAAACATGGTGAAAATACAGGGGATTTGGAGGTGTTTTTTACCTTCTGCAGAAGACTAATCGCTTCAGTATAAGAGAACCTCAAAATAGAATTGGAAGCTGTTGCTTCAAGACGTGTGGTGATGGTCTTGTCAACTCGTTTAGATATGAATTTCACGTCTTCGTGACGGTTTTCCAGAAGATACTTGCAGAGGAACTTGAAGAATTCATCAGCGCATTCCATAGCATCCTTTAACATCCAAAAGATACAAGTTTACCCATTTGGCCAATAATCATTGAGTGGCCTTTTACCACAATAAATCTTTATCTTACATCTAATTCGGAGAAAGCTATCTCAGTCTCCACATTCCACGTCTCCGCCAAATGCCTTGTATCGTCGATTTTATCAGCTGTGAATCTCGGTCCAAAGGTATAGACTTTTCCAAGTGCAGAAGCGTAGCTCTCAAGATGAAACCTCCCAGAAACAGTCAGATAAGTCTCACAACCAAAGAAATCTTTCGAGAAATCAATCTTCTCAGGTTTGATCAGCGTTGCTGCTGCTGCCTTTGGTTTTTGTCTCATCTCAAGATCGCTCGTTTTCTTCAAGTCGTGTGCTGCGACAGCAACCACAGCTTCTCTGTTGCTGTCAGATCTCTTAAGGTGATCAATTAGCCTAGTCTTCTCCTTCACCGCTGCCTTTACTGTGTCAACGCTAAATCCATCTTTTTCATCGACATGTTTCTTCTCGTCTTTATCATCAGTTTCACCTAAAAGAGTAGTGACTCTAAACATCTCGCCAACACCAGCGGTTGTGATAACAGGTACTTGAACATACTGAAACCCATTGTGCTGAAAGAACGTGTGGCTAGCTAAGGTTAATGCGCTGTGGACTCGAGTCACCGACCCAACCTTCAccaacaacataatatataatcttatacCAAAGACAAAACCAGATGTCTCTGAAAGATTCACTAACAATAAATCTTGAAAATATAGGTTTTTACCATAGTTGTGCGGGGCCTGAAATGAGACAAGTCTCTAAGCGTATGCAGAGGAAGCTGTTTCTTGGACAGTGGGTACTTGTCTGGGTCAACTGTTCCTACATGAAGAAGCTTCACAGCTTCAAGCTCAATTACGTGTTTCGAAGAAGCAGCCAACGGTTGTCTCAACACACCTTCTGCTACAATACATGTCCCTAGAGCCATAAGCTGAGTTGCTGGAACATTCGATAACACAGAATCAACAATAAcctgagaaagaaagaaatttaGCTCTCATtgacatttcatcgaacacctactctgcaaaaaaaaaaaacgaacatCTTCAATTACCTGGAGAGTGGAGACAGAAGAGCCATCACTGATCTGGGAGTGAATAATATACTCAGGCGGTGACGTGGCCTTGTGACCGCCGGCGAGGTCATGTTTATCGAAGATATGGTAAGTCTTTCCACCGCCGCTCAAGACGTCGAAAAGTTTTCTGAAAATATTCATCTTCGAGTTGATGATCTCCGTGCAGCTAACGCTGGGCGTCGGAGAAGCCTGACTCCCGCCGCTCGACGGCGGAGGGACGAAAACttccggcggcggcggcggggATAAAGAGTCTTTCTTTACAGCTCTAGAAGACTTCACCCATCCACCGACGACGACCCTTTTCCCGACCAAGCTTGCGCCGCCTTCGAGGAGAGTCTTTAACTCGACTCGTTTCGAATACTTCGACAAGGCGACGGGATCGGGAGGGGTATCTTCGTGATGATGCTCTTTCTGGTGGGTTTTCACGTGAGATTCCATTTTGGGTGGTTTATAGATTCCGGTGAATCGGAAGATCTGAGTGTGGCGAGGTTGCTAGGATTGGATAGATCAGAAACGAAGACGAGATTATATATAAACATCGATTACTTGGAGATTAATTCAACTGAGAGATTAGAGGAAGCTTAGATTGTTGGGAGAGGAAAAGGATtgggagagagaagagagaacgaCCAGGTTTGGGTCTTCTTCGAGGAAGTTTAGATTCGCGGGAACTGCGTGagaagtgatgatgatgatgatgatgatattcaattttaaacctttttatatataaatgcaAACAAATATTGTAATTTTGAGGCCCATATGGCCCAATAGATACCTTAATATGAGGTACATATACCTATTGGGCcttaaaattattatgaattAACAATAATCATATTCTTTTCGGTTTAATCcgttaaaaataatatttattatgattataaaccagacaataaataaattataaaccgTTTTTTCTTGTTGGCGACTTTTTGTGCCACTGAATCAAAGTTAAGTTTCCTGTACTTTCCGGCCGGCGTCGGCTCCGACGTCGACTGTACTCTTCCcctagtttttttctttgtctttcTTTAGTTTTCCAATAAGCAACACACATGTCGTTTCATTTTCCAATTATTTTTCTTCATATCTCCATGAATGAGAGTTTATGTTCGACCTTGATTCAACAACGTAATTTGTATTCTTGTGTCAATTTACTTCCGCTGTCACCCTCT is part of the Raphanus sativus cultivar WK10039 chromosome 5, ASM80110v3, whole genome shotgun sequence genome and harbors:
- the LOC108861713 gene encoding asparagine--tRNA ligase, cytoplasmic 2, translated to MESHVKTHQKEHHHEDTPPDPVALSKYSKRVELKTLLEGGASLVGKRVVVGGWVKSSRAVKKDSLSPPPPPEVFVPPPSSGGSQASPTPSVSCTEIINSKMNIFRKLFDVLSGGGKTYHIFDKHDLAGGHKATSPPEYIIHSQISDGSSVSTLQVIVDSVLSNVPATQLMALGTCIVAEGVLRQPLAASSKHVIELEAVKLLHVGTVDPDKYPLSKKQLPLHTLRDLSHFRPRTTMVGSVTRVHSALTLASHTFFQHNGFQYVQVPVITTAGVGEMFRVTTLLGETDDKDEKKHVDEKDGFSVDTVKAAVKEKTRLIDHLKRSDSNREAVVAVAAHDLKKTSDLEMRQKPKAAAATLIKPEKIDFSKDFFGCETYLTVSGRFHLESYASALGKVYTFGPRFTADKIDDTRHLAETWNVETEIAFSELDDAMECADEFFKFLCKYLLENRHEDVKFISKRVDKTITTRLEATASNSILRFSYTEAISLLQKATTRTFETKPDWGIALTEEHLSYLTDEIYKGCVIIHSYPKEVKPFYTRLNDDKQTVAAFDLVVPKVGVVITGSQNEERFEIMDARISEYGLETKEKYEWYLDLRRHGTVKNSGISLRMEHMLLFATGLPDIKDTVPFPRSWGKANN